From the genome of Miscanthus floridulus cultivar M001 chromosome 10, ASM1932011v1, whole genome shotgun sequence, one region includes:
- the LOC136487768 gene encoding uncharacterized protein isoform X2 yields MARRPSDPMTMISLTGFTALSAGLLLISSSLVLQAQGGAGVGEESYVPVRRVVYRSISPAAMTEAAAPYEPFEVCRRCRCCASPSNASSCVDTSCCYAINCNLPGKPFGTCAFLPKTCGCGADNNCTQPAS; encoded by the exons ATGGCTCGACGCCCTTCAGACCCCATGACGATGATCTCCCTCACCGGCTTCACCGCGCTATCTGCCGGCCTCCTGCTCATCTCCTCCTCCTTGGTGCTGCAAGCTCAAG GAGGAGCCGGCGTCGGCGAGGAGTCGTACGTGCCGGTGCGGAGAGTGGTGTACCGGTCCATATCACCGGCGGCGATGACAGAAGCAGCGGCGCCGTACGAACCGTTCGAGGTGTGCCGGAGGTGCCGGTGCTGCGCGTCGCCGTCCAACGCGAGCAGCTGCGTGGACACGAGCTGCTGCTACGCCATCAACTGCAACCTCCCCGGCAAGCCCTTCGGCACCTGCGCCTTCCTTCCGAAGACCTGCGGCTGCGGCGCCGACAACAACTGCACCCAGCCGGCGTCCTGA
- the LOC136487768 gene encoding uncharacterized protein isoform X1, with protein MARRPSDPMTMISLTGFTALSAGLLLISSSLVLQAQAGGAGVGEESYVPVRRVVYRSISPAAMTEAAAPYEPFEVCRRCRCCASPSNASSCVDTSCCYAINCNLPGKPFGTCAFLPKTCGCGADNNCTQPAS; from the exons ATGGCTCGACGCCCTTCAGACCCCATGACGATGATCTCCCTCACCGGCTTCACCGCGCTATCTGCCGGCCTCCTGCTCATCTCCTCCTCCTTGGTGCTGCAAGCTCAAG CAGGAGGAGCCGGCGTCGGCGAGGAGTCGTACGTGCCGGTGCGGAGAGTGGTGTACCGGTCCATATCACCGGCGGCGATGACAGAAGCAGCGGCGCCGTACGAACCGTTCGAGGTGTGCCGGAGGTGCCGGTGCTGCGCGTCGCCGTCCAACGCGAGCAGCTGCGTGGACACGAGCTGCTGCTACGCCATCAACTGCAACCTCCCCGGCAAGCCCTTCGGCACCTGCGCCTTCCTTCCGAAGACCTGCGGCTGCGGCGCCGACAACAACTGCACCCAGCCGGCGTCCTGA
- the LOC136487640 gene encoding uncharacterized protein codes for MSRRRPSAPMTMISLTGFTALSAGLLLIFVSSFLLQAQGGNSSEESSYVPVRRVVYRSMSPAAAAAMTEAAAAPYEPFEVCQGCRCCSSSSNSSSCVDTSCCYAIDCDLPGKPYGTCAFTPQTCGCGAANNCTQPAS; via the exons ATGTCTCGACGACGCCCTTCAGCCCCCATGACGATGATCTCCCTCACCGGCTTCACCGCCCTATCTGCCGGCCTCCTGCTCATCTTCGTCTCCTCCTTCCTGCTGCAAGCTCAAG GAGGCAACAGCAGCGAGGAGTCGTCGTACGTGCCGGTGCGGAGAGTGGTGTACCGGTCCATGTCaccggcggctgcggctgcgatgacagaagcggcggcggcgccgtacGAGCCGTTCGAGGTGTGCCAAGGCTGCCGGTGCTGCTCGTCGTCGTCTAACAGCAGCAGCTGCGTGGACACGAGCTGCTGCTACGCCATCGACTGCGACCTCCCCGGCAAGCCCTACGGCACCTGCGCCTTCACTCCGCAAACCTGCGGCTGCGGCGCCGCCAACAACTGCACCCAGCCGGCGTCCTGA